The following proteins are co-located in the Desulfovibrio intestinalis genome:
- a CDS encoding sigma 54-interacting transcriptional regulator, with product MRFYRTLPGGSTLDITSFFMNRSLVSRMLMLGIPLLTVVLLLIFVATGSSIEHIVNRAIARNAQLQAQGMRLALEQALAETRNQLLILAAGSMDPEDMKHRMEFRAKANGLHYREVAYVGLAPENRYLLLSHDSQIINVPMHVALDSPSSPFHNLGGEQKPGYVNVGQPMEAVYSMVPVNKSLQSLSLHVLRFFTAVHDREGNFTGYLLLSLDMKDLRDIVSRYSSPDAPIAASGADTRVRSLFFDREGWMLFQSETPDAALAGKSLGNDAVRAGFWGDYGRPGFSMAFRPSPEHINYWSMVADVQAGQANQLPMTESSTVWSNGQMRVERVSYVPVSFKPGAGGEPVVLGGLAVLDTSFTTTRTGMQVMGIYTVSFLGGMILLALSLWWLAHQMGKSLNMLGRALHKRNITGGSDDLDLPPMPKELEGVKFDINTLLGRLRQAKIQRRSHEALQDAQWQREPVPDLPHPEDLPASGLVGTSSAMQTLCDQVRKASQVLADVLIIGETGTGKELVSEAIHRLSARSSGPFITINCGALDENLLMDTLFGHVKGAFTEARQARKGAFLAAEGGTLMLDEVGNAAPKVQQALLRALSTRRIRPLGSDQEVPFDTRIVAATNASLLEDAREGSFREDLYYRLAVITIHTPPLRERKTDIPSLTVYFLTEAVKARAKAEEVGAEVETDVENPNSAQNAPSRAAKGFKASSTMQMPQISRGALAKLMAYAWPGNVRELKNTLTRALTFCEENILYAENIQLGPVASNGASEDASKQQTQGNESTAQEGREKATGKASADMQDSKADAAASSRAEKKNGARPETEDNTQRTPTSGKNQAASAFSAASPPGQEASSLTDADAAASSTTTSDNPSRQVPLYAPGSDQESGLEPRHVSGHVSGLEPGFESGQTRAPAAFTGAASEAAASTANGNGGSSTVNADTVRLNHRQAAMWPRLEAMGSISRQEYQQMLGKDISMRTAQYDLQLFVQMGLVRKEGRGPAQRYVVVAGRAFYRG from the coding sequence ATGCGCTTCTACAGAACGCTTCCCGGTGGGAGCACCTTGGACATTACCTCGTTTTTCATGAACAGGAGCCTTGTCAGCCGCATGCTCATGCTGGGGATCCCCCTGCTGACCGTCGTGCTGCTTCTCATCTTTGTTGCCACTGGCAGCAGCATTGAGCACATCGTCAATCGTGCAATAGCGCGCAACGCGCAACTTCAGGCTCAGGGCATGAGGCTGGCTCTTGAGCAGGCCCTGGCAGAAACGCGCAACCAACTGCTTATTCTGGCCGCCGGGTCTATGGACCCGGAGGACATGAAGCACAGAATGGAGTTTCGCGCCAAGGCCAACGGGCTGCACTACCGTGAAGTGGCGTACGTCGGTTTGGCCCCCGAAAACCGCTACCTTTTACTCAGTCATGACAGCCAGATCATCAATGTGCCCATGCATGTTGCCCTGGACAGCCCTTCAAGCCCTTTCCACAATCTGGGCGGCGAACAGAAGCCGGGCTATGTCAATGTGGGCCAGCCTATGGAAGCCGTGTACTCGATGGTGCCGGTCAACAAATCCCTTCAAAGTCTGTCTCTGCACGTCTTGCGATTTTTTACGGCCGTGCATGACAGGGAAGGCAATTTTACTGGCTACCTTCTTTTATCTCTGGACATGAAAGACCTGCGGGACATCGTGTCGCGCTATTCGTCTCCCGACGCCCCCATTGCCGCATCTGGCGCGGATACCCGTGTGCGCAGCCTGTTTTTCGACAGGGAAGGCTGGATGCTTTTTCAGTCAGAAACGCCCGATGCGGCCCTGGCTGGAAAAAGCCTGGGCAATGATGCCGTGCGCGCGGGATTCTGGGGGGATTATGGCCGCCCGGGATTCAGCATGGCCTTCCGCCCCAGCCCCGAGCACATAAACTACTGGAGCATGGTTGCCGATGTGCAGGCAGGGCAAGCCAACCAGCTGCCCATGACTGAAAGCAGTACGGTGTGGAGCAACGGGCAAATGCGGGTCGAAAGGGTGAGCTATGTGCCCGTGAGCTTCAAACCCGGCGCGGGCGGCGAACCAGTGGTTCTTGGCGGCCTTGCCGTACTGGACACCAGCTTCACCACCACCCGCACCGGCATGCAGGTTATGGGCATATACACCGTCAGTTTTCTGGGGGGCATGATTCTTTTGGCCTTAAGTTTGTGGTGGCTGGCGCACCAGATGGGCAAGTCGCTCAATATGCTGGGCCGCGCACTGCACAAGCGCAATATCACCGGAGGCTCCGACGACCTTGATCTGCCGCCCATGCCCAAGGAGCTGGAAGGGGTAAAATTCGACATCAACACCCTGCTGGGCCGTTTGCGGCAGGCAAAAATTCAGCGCCGCAGCCACGAAGCCCTCCAAGACGCTCAGTGGCAGCGCGAACCTGTGCCAGACCTGCCCCATCCCGAAGACCTGCCTGCCAGCGGACTGGTGGGTACGTCCTCAGCCATGCAGACCCTCTGCGACCAGGTGCGCAAAGCCTCTCAAGTCCTGGCCGACGTCCTCATCATTGGCGAAACTGGCACTGGCAAAGAGCTGGTATCCGAGGCCATACACCGCCTGAGCGCCCGCAGTTCCGGCCCCTTCATAACCATCAACTGCGGCGCCCTTGATGAAAACCTGCTTATGGACACCCTGTTCGGCCATGTGAAAGGAGCGTTCACCGAAGCCCGGCAGGCCCGCAAAGGCGCGTTTCTTGCTGCTGAAGGCGGCACCCTTATGCTGGACGAAGTGGGCAACGCAGCGCCCAAGGTGCAGCAGGCGCTGCTGCGCGCCTTGTCCACCCGGCGCATCAGACCATTGGGCAGCGATCAGGAAGTTCCCTTTGATACGCGTATCGTGGCTGCCACTAACGCCTCCCTGCTGGAAGACGCCCGCGAGGGTTCCTTTCGCGAAGATCTTTATTACCGCCTTGCGGTGATTACCATCCACACGCCGCCGCTGCGGGAAAGAAAGACCGACATTCCTTCTCTTACCGTATACTTTCTGACAGAAGCCGTGAAAGCCAGAGCCAAGGCTGAAGAAGTGGGCGCAGAGGTTGAAACGGATGTGGAAAATCCAAATTCTGCGCAAAATGCGCCTTCAAGAGCAGCCAAGGGTTTTAAAGCGTCCAGTACAATGCAAATGCCCCAGATCAGCCGGGGGGCTCTGGCCAAACTTATGGCCTATGCATGGCCGGGAAATGTGCGCGAACTGAAAAACACGCTTACCCGCGCGCTGACGTTTTGCGAAGAAAACATTCTTTATGCCGAAAATATTCAGCTGGGCCCGGTGGCTTCCAATGGGGCCAGCGAGGATGCGTCAAAACAGCAAACGCAAGGCAATGAATCCACGGCACAGGAAGGACGCGAAAAGGCAACAGGCAAAGCCAGCGCCGATATGCAGGATTCCAAAGCAGACGCGGCAGCCAGCAGCCGTGCTGAGAAAAAGAACGGCGCACGGCCAGAAACTGAAGATAATACCCAAAGAACGCCCACTTCCGGGAAAAATCAGGCTGCCAGCGCATTTTCCGCAGCCTCCCCTCCCGGGCAGGAAGCCTCGTCCCTAACGGACGCTGATGCAGCGGCCTCAAGCACCACCACATCTGACAATCCGTCACGGCAGGTACCGCTTTACGCCCCTGGCTCCGATCAGGAATCCGGGCTGGAACCTCGGCATGTATCTGGGCATGTATCTGGGCTGGAACCAGGGTTTGAATCTGGGCAAACCCGCGCGCCTGCGGCATTCACTGGGGCTGCTTCAGAAGCCGCCGCCTCTACGGCCAATGGCAATGGCGGCAGTAGCACGGTGAATGCAGACACTGTTCGCCTCAATCACCGGCAGGCCGCCATGTGGCCCCGGCTTGAAGCTATGGGCAGCATAAGCCGTCAGGAATACCAGCAAATGCTTGGCAAAGATATTTCTATGCGTACTGCGCAATACGACTTGCAACTCTTTGTGCAGATGGGGCTTGTTCGCAAGGAGGGCCGCGGTCCGGCCCAGCGCTATGTGGTTGTGGCCGGCAGGGCTTTCTACAGGGGCTGA
- a CDS encoding DVU0150 family protein, protein MKKMRKLMTWLAGCALMLAAMPGLALAAGGKASAVVIVADTRKLDGILYWWAEMYNESHLFFAILTMLIIPIVGCILGWLADIVMTHIGIDLKNRELAEK, encoded by the coding sequence ATGAAAAAGATGCGCAAGCTCATGACCTGGCTGGCAGGCTGCGCGCTCATGCTCGCTGCCATGCCCGGACTGGCCCTGGCAGCTGGCGGCAAGGCTTCGGCGGTGGTCATTGTGGCCGACACGCGCAAGCTGGACGGCATCTTGTACTGGTGGGCCGAAATGTACAATGAAAGCCATCTGTTTTTCGCCATCCTGACCATGCTCATCATCCCCATAGTGGGTTGTATTCTTGGCTGGCTGGCTGACATCGTCATGACGCATATCGGCATTGACCTCAAGAACCGCGAACTGGCCGAAAAGTAA
- a CDS encoding sulfite exporter TauE/SafE family protein codes for MEWLYILMPISGVNIFWPGLIILGFGVGIIGGFFGLGGAWMVTPGLNILGFPMAFAIGTDVAQMAGKSLISTMRHGKFGNVDYMLGITMLVGTVIGVEIGAQMVMWLERIGSVDKVVRWLYVVLLMSIAWLVFHDAAVRRRKEREAKAQHKELDASAVGIDWASRLQAIRIPPVIHYKHANITCSAWLPITVSLFTGWLAGILGIGGGLIRMPALVYLVGCPTHLAVGTDLFEVAISGLYGTASYAYKGRVELLAALIMLAGAAVGAQIGVVATKYVKGYGIRFVFGLAVLGCLMSVILKLLEAEFPSWGWLLGPMATVEVLGFVSAISIYIAVKMVQGAKAELAAKKMRAANS; via the coding sequence ATGGAATGGCTGTATATTTTGATGCCCATTTCCGGCGTTAATATTTTTTGGCCGGGATTGATCATTCTTGGATTCGGCGTGGGTATTATCGGCGGCTTCTTTGGTCTGGGCGGCGCATGGATGGTGACCCCCGGTCTGAATATTCTGGGCTTTCCTATGGCATTCGCCATCGGCACCGACGTGGCGCAGATGGCAGGTAAATCACTTATTTCAACCATGAGGCACGGCAAGTTTGGCAACGTTGACTACATGCTGGGCATCACCATGCTCGTTGGTACGGTCATCGGCGTTGAAATTGGCGCGCAGATGGTCATGTGGCTTGAGCGCATCGGCTCCGTCGACAAGGTCGTACGCTGGCTCTACGTCGTACTGCTCATGTCGATCGCATGGCTCGTCTTTCACGATGCCGCAGTGCGCCGCCGCAAGGAACGCGAAGCCAAGGCCCAACACAAGGAACTTGACGCTAGCGCCGTTGGAATTGACTGGGCTTCACGCCTTCAAGCCATCAGGATTCCCCCTGTTATCCATTACAAGCATGCCAATATCACCTGCTCGGCATGGCTGCCCATCACCGTTAGCCTTTTCACGGGCTGGTTGGCCGGTATCCTCGGCATCGGCGGTGGCCTCATCCGTATGCCCGCTCTGGTCTATCTTGTGGGCTGCCCCACCCATCTGGCAGTGGGCACGGACCTCTTTGAAGTCGCCATCTCCGGCCTGTACGGTACAGCGTCCTACGCATACAAGGGTCGCGTGGAACTCCTGGCCGCGCTCATCATGCTCGCTGGCGCCGCTGTTGGCGCGCAGATAGGCGTGGTAGCGACCAAGTACGTCAAGGGTTACGGCATCCGCTTTGTGTTCGGTCTGGCTGTTCTTGGTTGCCTTATGTCGGTTATTCTCAAGCTTCTTGAAGCCGAATTCCCGTCCTGGGGCTGGTTGCTTGGCCCTATGGCCACTGTTGAAGTGCTTGGCTTCGTTAGCGCCATTTCCATCTACATCGCGGTGAAGATGGTCCAGGGTGCCAAGGCGGAATTGGCCGCCAAGAAGATGCGTGCAGCGAACAGCTAG
- a CDS encoding DUF4881 domain-containing protein, producing MKIRSLLLTLVLGLATFLTACNFEGGVEQGRCVAYNPEAKTLTIVVDVTHDQFNPHYSGGTHTYKLPTVPGEMGPAPEVGGRLMIDLAKNTVLIYDLDAKAVREIPVQFVDVEKNIRPRHPKVAGKTFPIIDKEQQTVTVYSGRLSSLITFKVPASEIDLPPYAWTAGNEMRVAFRNSDKDQAIRIMNVSKTNIFSK from the coding sequence ATGAAGATTCGTAGTTTGCTGCTTACCCTGGTACTTGGACTCGCCACCTTTCTCACTGCCTGCAACTTTGAAGGCGGAGTAGAACAGGGCCGTTGCGTAGCCTATAATCCCGAAGCCAAAACACTGACCATCGTGGTTGACGTCACCCACGATCAGTTCAACCCCCATTATAGTGGCGGAACACATACATATAAGCTTCCTACCGTGCCTGGCGAAATGGGGCCCGCGCCTGAAGTGGGCGGCCGCCTCATGATTGACCTGGCTAAAAATACGGTGCTCATATACGACCTCGACGCCAAGGCAGTTCGCGAAATTCCCGTTCAGTTCGTTGACGTGGAAAAGAACATCCGGCCCAGGCATCCCAAGGTTGCTGGCAAGACATTCCCCATCATCGACAAGGAACAGCAGACCGTTACGGTGTACTCCGGCCGCCTGAGTTCCCTGATAACCTTCAAGGTGCCTGCCAGCGAGATTGATCTGCCCCCCTATGCCTGGACGGCTGGCAATGAAATGCGCGTAGCCTTCCGCAATAGCGACAAGGATCAGGCAATACGCATCATGAACGTGAGCAAGACCAATATATTCAGCAAGTAA